A portion of the Stigmatella aurantiaca DW4/3-1 genome contains these proteins:
- a CDS encoding DUF4091 domain-containing protein, with protein sequence MGAGWAWVLTAVLAASPEPKVVSPLIKVRPGAAVEGRAEAKLSVARGECEAAQVVLPGNIQRVTAQPLTLSGEGAALKASVWREAFLDVKTPSNSQGRTGPWPDALVPVETPGEPSLPTVLYVEVCAPETQAPGKYRGELHVKADTKAMAAVPFTVEVQPFVLPATASLPTSFGISLYSISRGHGLSPESPEAHALLRDYARTLLEHRVSAHGLSMEAPPVRFENGRAVVDFRAYDEEMAPYFDGTLLPSGARFTTSDVRDNRKASTDEEKVAYYRAFAEHFQSKGWPAQLFFYAKDEPKPEDVPLVRAQSKRVRAAGKIPVLVTSPLDDALQGTADILTPTLNCFFPRPGPQTCRNVLPLSKLRSRLPANAKVWWYQSCNSHGCNGGPIPEAATERAYTGWASYMVDHPAPLNRAMGPLAFLTGVDGELYFDTVYAYNTQDPWKGLFEFGGNGDGTLFYPGTPKRLGTQAHQPVVSLRLKHLRDGLEDYEYLHLLAKLGDEDTARALARRLTRSGYDIEQRVGEWETVRQALTSRLRARWESSEYAKRPGVRP encoded by the coding sequence ATGGGAGCAGGATGGGCGTGGGTGCTCACGGCGGTGCTGGCCGCATCTCCGGAGCCGAAGGTGGTGTCTCCACTGATCAAGGTCCGGCCCGGCGCCGCGGTGGAAGGCCGCGCCGAGGCCAAGCTGAGCGTGGCCCGGGGCGAGTGCGAGGCCGCGCAGGTCGTCCTCCCCGGCAACATCCAGCGCGTCACGGCCCAGCCGCTGACGCTGAGTGGAGAAGGCGCTGCGCTGAAGGCCTCCGTCTGGCGTGAGGCCTTCCTGGACGTGAAGACACCGTCCAACAGCCAGGGGCGAACGGGGCCCTGGCCAGATGCGCTCGTTCCGGTGGAGACGCCGGGAGAGCCGTCCCTGCCCACCGTCCTCTACGTGGAAGTGTGCGCCCCCGAGACGCAGGCGCCCGGAAAGTACCGGGGCGAGCTGCACGTGAAGGCGGACACGAAGGCGATGGCGGCCGTGCCCTTCACCGTGGAGGTGCAGCCCTTCGTGCTGCCCGCCACGGCCTCGCTGCCGACGAGCTTTGGCATCTCCCTGTACAGCATCTCCCGGGGACATGGCCTGTCCCCGGAGTCTCCCGAGGCGCACGCGCTGCTGCGCGACTACGCGCGGACCTTGCTGGAGCACCGTGTCAGCGCCCACGGCCTGAGCATGGAGGCCCCGCCGGTGCGCTTCGAGAACGGCCGCGCGGTGGTGGATTTCCGCGCATACGACGAGGAGATGGCTCCTTACTTCGACGGCACCCTGCTGCCCTCCGGTGCCCGCTTCACCACCTCGGACGTGCGCGACAACCGCAAGGCGAGCACGGACGAGGAGAAGGTGGCGTACTACCGGGCCTTCGCCGAGCACTTCCAGAGCAAGGGCTGGCCCGCCCAGCTCTTCTTCTATGCCAAGGACGAGCCGAAGCCGGAGGACGTCCCGCTGGTGCGCGCGCAGTCGAAGCGGGTGCGCGCGGCCGGCAAGATCCCCGTGCTGGTGACTTCACCGCTGGATGACGCCCTGCAAGGAACGGCGGACATCCTCACCCCGACCCTCAACTGCTTCTTCCCGCGCCCGGGCCCTCAGACGTGCCGCAACGTCCTGCCCCTGTCGAAGCTCCGCTCTCGCCTCCCCGCCAACGCCAAGGTGTGGTGGTACCAGAGCTGCAACTCCCACGGCTGCAACGGCGGCCCCATTCCAGAGGCCGCCACCGAGCGGGCCTATACCGGCTGGGCCTCCTACATGGTGGACCACCCCGCCCCCCTCAACCGGGCCATGGGGCCCCTGGCCTTCCTCACCGGGGTGGACGGCGAGCTCTATTTCGACACCGTCTACGCCTACAACACGCAGGACCCCTGGAAGGGCCTCTTCGAGTTCGGCGGCAACGGCGACGGCACCCTCTTCTACCCGGGAACCCCAAAGCGCCTGGGCACCCAGGCGCACCAGCCCGTGGTCTCCCTGCGGCTCAAGCACCTGCGCGACGGCCTGGAGGACTATGAGTACCTGCACCTGCTGGCCAAGCTCGGCGACGAGGACACCGCGCGCGCCCTGGCACGGCGGCTCACCCGCTCGGGATACGACATCGAGCAAAGGGTGGGAGAATGGGAGACGGTGCGGCAAGCCCTCACGTCCCGTCTGCGCGCCCGCTGGGAATCCTCCGAATATGCGAAGCGCCCTGGCGTCCGACCTTGA
- a CDS encoding imelysin family protein has protein sequence MTLSRFWLRSLALTSALVLVSCSDDEGSGPTDSTFDKQIVVHFADDVIVPTYQQLAARLEALDTASNALAASPSAERLTAARDAWFAARVPWEQSEGFLFGPVDSFGYDPAMDSWPVNRSDLDAVLAGNAPFTPEYVGNLEETLKGFHTVEYLLFARDPSTGAEKTVQDFTPREFEYLKAITLQLKNIGAALSNAWTQTVDGRPPYRNVFAGAGDSGNTSYPSVQTAGEEMVGGIVNILDEVANGKIADPYDAKDPELVESQFAYNSLSDFSNNIRSVQNAYLGHLPGATAKGPSLADFVKDANPELDTRIRQELTDAITALSRIPEPFRESIRDPNSADEIEAAQEAIRKAQNTFQSDVAPLLGK, from the coding sequence ATGACCCTCTCCCGCTTCTGGCTTCGTTCCCTGGCCCTCACCAGCGCGCTCGTGCTGGTGTCCTGCAGTGATGATGAGGGGAGCGGGCCCACCGACAGCACCTTCGACAAGCAGATCGTCGTTCACTTCGCCGACGACGTGATCGTCCCCACCTACCAGCAGCTGGCCGCGCGGCTGGAAGCCCTGGACACCGCCTCCAACGCGCTCGCGGCGTCGCCCAGCGCCGAGCGCCTCACCGCCGCCCGGGACGCCTGGTTCGCTGCCCGGGTGCCGTGGGAGCAGAGCGAAGGCTTCCTCTTCGGACCGGTGGATTCTTTTGGGTATGATCCGGCCATGGACAGCTGGCCGGTGAACCGCTCGGACCTGGACGCGGTGCTGGCCGGGAATGCCCCCTTCACCCCGGAGTACGTGGGCAACCTCGAGGAGACGCTGAAGGGCTTCCACACGGTGGAATACCTCCTCTTCGCGCGCGACCCCAGCACGGGCGCCGAGAAGACGGTGCAGGACTTCACGCCGCGGGAGTTCGAGTACCTCAAGGCCATCACCTTGCAACTGAAGAACATCGGCGCTGCCCTCTCGAACGCCTGGACCCAGACGGTCGACGGGCGTCCTCCCTACCGGAACGTGTTCGCGGGCGCGGGGGACTCCGGCAACACCTCCTACCCTTCCGTGCAGACCGCGGGCGAGGAGATGGTGGGAGGGATTGTCAACATCCTCGACGAAGTGGCCAACGGGAAGATCGCCGACCCCTATGATGCGAAGGACCCGGAGCTCGTCGAGAGCCAGTTCGCCTACAATTCGCTGTCTGACTTCTCCAACAACATCCGCAGCGTGCAGAACGCCTACCTGGGCCACCTGCCTGGCGCCACGGCCAAGGGCCCTTCGCTGGCCGATTTCGTGAAGGACGCGAATCCGGAGCTGGATACCCGGATCCGTCAGGAGCTGACCGATGCCATCACTGCCCTTTCCCGCATCCCCGAGCCCTTCCGCGAGTCCATCAGGGACCCCAACTCCGCGGACGAAATCGAGGCCGCCCAGGAAGCCATCCGCAAGGCCCAGAACACCTTCCAGTCGGACGTCGCGCCGCTCCTCGGCAAGTAA
- a CDS encoding DUF3108 domain-containing protein encodes MRKQFAGAMTGLLSGLLMMGGTALAQQGNPSFGPGEQALYRVQYLGVTTGTAQITVGAPMQQWGQKVWPIISLARTDPMMSAWPIKDKFVTYWGEDGQRSLGSDFFAEENHKRRRQRIQMNADGKSAHVIRQKEGTQPSESTHELPEGSMDVASAAFALRRQGLAEGREYASPVFTGNKSFVMRAKVEGREQMKTALGAREVFRVTVQTDFSEKLQTRRDITLYFTTDPSHVPVRLEADFVLGTVVAEITEYKPGRLLTVNQVASTTGG; translated from the coding sequence ATGCGCAAGCAGTTCGCAGGTGCGATGACGGGATTGCTGTCCGGACTTCTGATGATGGGGGGCACCGCCTTGGCACAGCAGGGCAACCCCTCCTTTGGCCCGGGTGAGCAGGCGCTCTACCGCGTCCAGTACCTGGGGGTGACCACCGGCACGGCGCAGATCACCGTGGGCGCGCCCATGCAGCAGTGGGGGCAGAAGGTATGGCCCATCATCTCGCTGGCGAGGACCGATCCGATGATGAGCGCGTGGCCCATCAAGGACAAGTTCGTCACCTACTGGGGAGAGGACGGCCAGCGCTCGCTCGGCAGCGACTTCTTCGCCGAGGAGAACCACAAGCGGCGCCGGCAGCGCATCCAGATGAACGCGGATGGCAAGTCCGCGCACGTCATCCGGCAAAAGGAAGGCACCCAGCCCAGCGAGTCCACCCACGAGCTGCCCGAGGGCTCCATGGACGTGGCGAGCGCGGCCTTCGCGCTGCGCCGGCAGGGGCTCGCCGAGGGCCGGGAGTACGCCTCGCCCGTCTTCACCGGCAACAAGAGCTTCGTCATGCGCGCGAAGGTAGAAGGCCGTGAACAGATGAAGACGGCGCTGGGCGCGCGGGAAGTGTTCCGCGTGACGGTCCAGACGGATTTCTCCGAGAAGCTCCAGACCCGCCGCGACATCACCCTGTACTTCACGACGGACCCCAGCCACGTGCCGGTGCGGCTCGAGGCGGACTTCGTCCTGGGCACCGTCGTGGCGGAGATCACCGAATACAAACCGGGCCGTCTGCTGACGGTCAATCAGGTGGCCAGTACGACGGGCGGCTAG
- a CDS encoding DUF3108 domain-containing protein — protein MPPMRSALAASLILLATAAQAQGAGQDDPPDADPQKTAPVSTNVAVCPNALPALHTPLAFMPGENLEFDLDAMGAQAGKMTMKTQRLDKGVLPVQIDVQTNSFFSKVRRVKGSAVSYLHPRTLRPSRYTENATENEVQRKVDVAFGAKDRSVKVDYTIGERSGRYHYTYDKDGLDVAGAIYLMRQLPLKEGLPVCFDVYGIRKMWRMTGVVEKREHVSLPIGEFDAWYLTGTAVRTDRPTIRREVHVWISDDARRLPLVAVGTVDVGAVRATLTAYSRPGDKKQRAQTGKEELKW, from the coding sequence ATGCCCCCCATGCGCTCAGCCCTCGCGGCCAGTCTCATCCTGCTCGCCACCGCCGCCCAGGCCCAGGGGGCCGGGCAGGATGACCCCCCGGACGCCGACCCCCAGAAGACGGCCCCGGTCTCCACCAACGTGGCCGTCTGCCCCAACGCCCTTCCCGCCCTGCACACCCCCCTGGCGTTCATGCCCGGCGAGAACCTCGAGTTCGATCTCGACGCCATGGGCGCCCAGGCCGGGAAGATGACGATGAAGACCCAGCGCCTCGACAAGGGCGTGCTGCCGGTGCAGATCGACGTGCAGACCAACTCCTTCTTCTCCAAGGTGCGGCGCGTGAAGGGCTCCGCGGTGAGCTACCTGCACCCCCGCACGCTGCGGCCCTCGCGCTACACCGAGAACGCCACCGAGAACGAGGTGCAGCGCAAGGTGGACGTGGCCTTTGGCGCCAAGGACCGCTCCGTCAAGGTGGACTACACCATCGGCGAGCGCTCCGGCCGCTATCACTACACGTATGACAAGGACGGGCTGGATGTGGCGGGCGCCATCTATCTGATGCGCCAGTTGCCCCTGAAGGAAGGCCTGCCGGTCTGCTTCGATGTCTACGGCATCCGCAAGATGTGGCGCATGACGGGCGTGGTGGAGAAGCGTGAGCACGTCTCGTTGCCCATCGGCGAGTTCGATGCCTGGTACCTGACGGGCACGGCGGTACGCACCGACAGGCCCACCATCCGGCGCGAGGTCCACGTCTGGATTTCCGATGACGCGCGCCGCCTGCCGCTCGTCGCCGTGGGCACCGTGGACGTGGGCGCCGTCCGCGCCACCCTCACGGCGTACTCGCGCCCCGGCGACAAGAAACAGCGCGCCCAGACCGGCAAGGAAGAACTCAAGTGGTGA
- a CDS encoding YggS family pyridoxal phosphate-dependent enzyme yields MSQVAERLADIQARVASACARVGRPVESVTLIAVSKLKPGALIREAYAAGQRDFGENYAQELRDKATELEDLAGLRWHAIGPLQTNKAKYVARVAQSFHALDRMEVARELSKRRLEAPLPCYVEVNLGGEQSKSGLTPEALGAFVDEARVLPGLRLEGLMALPPPTPDPEQARGHFRRLRELAREHGLSGLSMGTTHDFEQAIEEGATLVRVGTAIFGERD; encoded by the coding sequence ATGAGCCAGGTCGCGGAGCGGCTGGCGGACATCCAGGCCCGGGTGGCCTCGGCCTGCGCGCGCGTGGGGCGGCCCGTGGAGTCGGTGACGCTCATCGCCGTGTCCAAGCTCAAGCCCGGCGCGCTCATCCGCGAAGCGTACGCGGCGGGCCAGCGGGACTTCGGGGAGAACTACGCCCAGGAGCTGCGGGACAAGGCCACCGAGCTGGAGGATCTGGCGGGACTTCGCTGGCATGCCATCGGCCCCCTTCAAACGAACAAGGCCAAGTACGTGGCCCGGGTGGCCCAGTCCTTTCACGCGCTCGACCGGATGGAGGTGGCCCGGGAGCTGTCCAAGCGGCGGCTCGAAGCCCCCCTGCCCTGCTATGTCGAAGTGAACCTCGGCGGCGAGCAGAGCAAGAGCGGCCTCACGCCCGAAGCGCTGGGGGCCTTCGTGGACGAGGCCCGCGTCCTGCCCGGCCTCCGGCTGGAAGGGTTGATGGCGCTGCCCCCGCCCACCCCGGACCCGGAGCAGGCGCGAGGCCACTTCCGGCGGCTGCGGGAACTGGCCCGCGAGCACGGGCTCTCGGGCCTCTCCATGGGGACGACCCACGACTTCGAGCAGGCCATCGAAGAGGGGGCCACGCTCGTGCGCGTCGGGACGGCCATCTTTGGCGAGCGGGACTGA